Proteins found in one Dryobates pubescens isolate bDryPub1 chromosome 1, bDryPub1.pri, whole genome shotgun sequence genomic segment:
- the ASB5 gene encoding ankyrin repeat and SOCS box protein 5 isoform X2 codes for MTVIEESRPFAQQLSNVYFTILCLFCFKLFVKISLAILSHFYIVKGNRKEAARIAAEFYGVPQGQGSWADRSPLHEAASQGRLLSLKTLLSQGYNVDTLTIDQVTPLHEACLGDHVGCARILLEAGANVNATTIDGVTPLFNACSRGSAACAELLLEYGAKAQWETCLPSPTHEAASRGHSECLEVLISWGIDVDQDLPHLGTPLYVACVSQQIHCIRKLLYAGANVQKGKYLETPLHAAAQHSSTEIVNLLLEFGADINAKNTDFERPVDLAAPSSSVERLLLLHEATPSSLCQLCRLCIRSYIGRARLHLVPQLQLPTILKNFLQYR; via the exons CTTTTGCCCAGCAGCTATCCAATGTCTACTTTACTAtactttgccttttttgttttaaacttttTGTGAAAATCAGCCTTGCTATACTTAGTCATTTCTACATTGTGAAAGGAAACCGTAAGGAAGCAGCAAGGATAGCTGCTGAGTTTTATGGGGTTCCTCAAGGACAAG GTTCATGGGCAGATCGCTCACCTCTGCATGAGGCAGCCAGTCAAGGACGTCTTCTTTCTCTAAAGACTTTATTGTCACAG GGGTACAATGTAGACACACTAACAATTGACCAAGTAACTCCACTTCATGAAGCCTGTCTGGGAGATCACGTAGGATGTGCAAGAATTCTTCTTGAAGCAGGAGCAAAT GTGAATGCTACAACAATTGATGGAGTCACACCTTTATTTAACGCCTGTTCGAGAGGCAGTGCAGCATGTGCTGAGCTCCTGTTAGAGTATGGTGCCAAAGCTCAGTGGGAGACCTGTCTTCCCTCACCAACTCAtgaagcagccagcagag GTCACAGTGAATGTCTGGAAGTACTGATATCTTGGGGTATAGATGTTGACCAAGATCTTCCTCATTTAGGAACGCCTCTGTATGTAGCATGTGTTTCACAGCAGATCCATTGCATTCGAAAGCTTCTTTATGCAG GTGCCAACGTGCAGAAAGGAAAGTATTTAGAAACTCCACTCCACGCTGCTGCTCAACATTCTAGTACAGAGATTGTAAACTTACTTCTTGAATTTGGGGCAGATATAAATGCCAAAAATACAGATTTTGAGAGGCCTGTTGATTTAGCTGCTCCAAGCAGTTCagtagagaggctgctgctcctccatgaAG CCACACCATCTTCTCTTTGTCAGCTCTGCCGACTATGTATCAGAAGTTACATAGGAAGAGCAAGGCTGCATCTTGTCCCACAACTCCAGCTGCCAAcaatactgaagaatttcttacaGTATAGATAA
- the ASB5 gene encoding ankyrin repeat and SOCS box protein 5 isoform X1, which produces MLLNGFQCYRHPTLSTARFSVKNREEEKKGGSNQFVDVRQSTVPAPMKDRLSSRNEEIMTTNPSQNLPKRRLESIGECPVKRKASWGILTSQGSWADRSPLHEAASQGRLLSLKTLLSQGYNVDTLTIDQVTPLHEACLGDHVGCARILLEAGANVNATTIDGVTPLFNACSRGSAACAELLLEYGAKAQWETCLPSPTHEAASRGHSECLEVLISWGIDVDQDLPHLGTPLYVACVSQQIHCIRKLLYAGANVQKGKYLETPLHAAAQHSSTEIVNLLLEFGADINAKNTDFERPVDLAAPSSSVERLLLLHEATPSSLCQLCRLCIRSYIGRARLHLVPQLQLPTILKNFLQYR; this is translated from the exons ATGTTACTGAATGGATTTCAGTGTTATAGGCATCCTACACTAAGTACAGCAAGATTCTCTGTGAAAAAtcgagaggaggaaaaaaaaggtggtaGCAATCAGTTTGTGGATGTTCGTCAGAGCACAGTACCTGCACCAATGAAAGACAGGCTTTCttcaagaaatgaagaaataatgACAACAAACCCAAGCCAGAATCTCCCCAAAAGACGCCTAGAAAGTATAGGGGAGTGTCCTGTGAAACGAAAAGCTAGCTGGGGTATTCTGACCAGCCAAG GTTCATGGGCAGATCGCTCACCTCTGCATGAGGCAGCCAGTCAAGGACGTCTTCTTTCTCTAAAGACTTTATTGTCACAG GGGTACAATGTAGACACACTAACAATTGACCAAGTAACTCCACTTCATGAAGCCTGTCTGGGAGATCACGTAGGATGTGCAAGAATTCTTCTTGAAGCAGGAGCAAAT GTGAATGCTACAACAATTGATGGAGTCACACCTTTATTTAACGCCTGTTCGAGAGGCAGTGCAGCATGTGCTGAGCTCCTGTTAGAGTATGGTGCCAAAGCTCAGTGGGAGACCTGTCTTCCCTCACCAACTCAtgaagcagccagcagag GTCACAGTGAATGTCTGGAAGTACTGATATCTTGGGGTATAGATGTTGACCAAGATCTTCCTCATTTAGGAACGCCTCTGTATGTAGCATGTGTTTCACAGCAGATCCATTGCATTCGAAAGCTTCTTTATGCAG GTGCCAACGTGCAGAAAGGAAAGTATTTAGAAACTCCACTCCACGCTGCTGCTCAACATTCTAGTACAGAGATTGTAAACTTACTTCTTGAATTTGGGGCAGATATAAATGCCAAAAATACAGATTTTGAGAGGCCTGTTGATTTAGCTGCTCCAAGCAGTTCagtagagaggctgctgctcctccatgaAG CCACACCATCTTCTCTTTGTCAGCTCTGCCGACTATGTATCAGAAGTTACATAGGAAGAGCAAGGCTGCATCTTGTCCCACAACTCCAGCTGCCAAcaatactgaagaatttcttacaGTATAGATAA
- the ASB5 gene encoding ankyrin repeat and SOCS box protein 5 isoform X3 — protein sequence MSRIYNCNWLEVPWGDGDLGSWADRSPLHEAASQGRLLSLKTLLSQGYNVDTLTIDQVTPLHEACLGDHVGCARILLEAGANVNATTIDGVTPLFNACSRGSAACAELLLEYGAKAQWETCLPSPTHEAASRGHSECLEVLISWGIDVDQDLPHLGTPLYVACVSQQIHCIRKLLYAGANVQKGKYLETPLHAAAQHSSTEIVNLLLEFGADINAKNTDFERPVDLAAPSSSVERLLLLHEATPSSLCQLCRLCIRSYIGRARLHLVPQLQLPTILKNFLQYR from the exons ATGAGTAGAATTTATAATTGCAATTGGCTGGAAGTGCcatggggagatggagatttaG GTTCATGGGCAGATCGCTCACCTCTGCATGAGGCAGCCAGTCAAGGACGTCTTCTTTCTCTAAAGACTTTATTGTCACAG GGGTACAATGTAGACACACTAACAATTGACCAAGTAACTCCACTTCATGAAGCCTGTCTGGGAGATCACGTAGGATGTGCAAGAATTCTTCTTGAAGCAGGAGCAAAT GTGAATGCTACAACAATTGATGGAGTCACACCTTTATTTAACGCCTGTTCGAGAGGCAGTGCAGCATGTGCTGAGCTCCTGTTAGAGTATGGTGCCAAAGCTCAGTGGGAGACCTGTCTTCCCTCACCAACTCAtgaagcagccagcagag GTCACAGTGAATGTCTGGAAGTACTGATATCTTGGGGTATAGATGTTGACCAAGATCTTCCTCATTTAGGAACGCCTCTGTATGTAGCATGTGTTTCACAGCAGATCCATTGCATTCGAAAGCTTCTTTATGCAG GTGCCAACGTGCAGAAAGGAAAGTATTTAGAAACTCCACTCCACGCTGCTGCTCAACATTCTAGTACAGAGATTGTAAACTTACTTCTTGAATTTGGGGCAGATATAAATGCCAAAAATACAGATTTTGAGAGGCCTGTTGATTTAGCTGCTCCAAGCAGTTCagtagagaggctgctgctcctccatgaAG CCACACCATCTTCTCTTTGTCAGCTCTGCCGACTATGTATCAGAAGTTACATAGGAAGAGCAAGGCTGCATCTTGTCCCACAACTCCAGCTGCCAAcaatactgaagaatttcttacaGTATAGATAA